In a genomic window of Buteo buteo chromosome 29, bButBut1.hap1.1, whole genome shotgun sequence:
- the LTBP3 gene encoding latent-transforming growth factor beta-binding protein 3 — protein sequence MGHWGGVWVVLGALVALGGGGGGGGGGTAVARERFKVVFAPLICRRTCLKGLCRDSCQPGSNMTLIGENGHAADTLTGSGFRVVVCPLPCMNGGQCSSRSHCLCPPAFTGRFCQVPAGRQGGPPPPPPPAPPDAPPEPPPGAKVAVYAVQVIADGPGAAAPPDPPSGGTHGGGHGGGHGGGHVSHATFVVPLGPGHHSAEVQVPPPLVNVRVHHPPEASVQVHRIEPRPPEGAPRGPGLLLAHPAQPPAGSKPPAPPRPHTHKPLGRCFQETLPKQSCGSNPLPGLTKQEDCCGSIGTAWGQSKCHKCPHLQYTGVQKTGPVRGEHGGDCPQGYKRLNSSHCQDINECAMQGVCQHGDCLNTQGSFRCACKAGHVLGPSRSQCLPEKGEERGLCFRLVSGAQQCQHPLPTRLTRQTCCCSVGKAWGGRCERCPADGTAAFKAICPAGKGYHVLTSHQTLTIQGESDFTLHIHPDGTPERPPRPPPPAPSPAPPDAPPPPAVTPPAMLPAFWTHSEEQGLEQPPGSTDPPRYPEVVARPTTAVVWRVVAEQHTRSAAEIAPTQVTETDECKLNRNICGPGECVMGPGGYSCLCYPGYRWHPQRRYCTDVNECEAEPCGAGRGVCMNTGGSYNCHCHRGFQLSLHKGVRSCADIDECAKADICGDGGTCANVPGHYKCECHPGYRRKSSRQPLCEDINECLDVGTCPEGKCENQPGGFLCTPCPPGFRGHNGACIDVNECEAGGLCPSGVCVNTPGSFKCQCPPGLQPARDPPRCEDIDECEFAAACVGGECVNTPGSYRCLCRPGYALVHGRKCQDIDECALDAGLCAPHGACTNLEGSFACLCPPGFSPSPDRRSCQAREPPAPRKECYLNFDDSVFCDSVLGTNVTRGECCCSLGAGWGDHCEVYPCPLPSSAEFLALCPDGKGFIQDDNGLDYGVPAHRDIDECGLFGSEICKEGKCVNTQPGYECYCKQGFDYDSGLLQCLDVDECLDESNCVDGACENTRGSFRCTCPPGARYHPLQRRCLPPPETERAPPERPPPERRDVCWQRRGEEGVCGAPLGGGPLSLEECCCRGGAGWGHHCRPCPPRPPGLQCSSSQSESNSFWDVSPLGLGGPRRGEESSEEDSAECPCPGGGRCLRSFPGRGCECPPGFQPDPSRTRCLDIDECREPSRGGLRCRHERCVNTSGSFRCACKAGATRSRQHGGLCLPQRRR from the exons TGGTGTGCCCCCTGCCCTGCATGAACGGGGGCCAGTGCAGCTCCCGCTCCCACTGCCTCTGCCCCCCCGCCTTCACCGGCCGCTTCTGCCAAGTGCCGGCGGGGCGCCagggggggccccccccgccgcccccccccgcgccccccgacgccccccccgagccccccccgggggccaAAGTCGCCGTTTACGCCGTCCAGGTGATCGCCGACGGCCCCGGGGCGGCtgccccccccgaccccccctcCGGGGGAACCCACGGGGGGGGCCacgggggggggcacgggggggggcaCGTCAGCCACGCCACCTTCGTGGTGCCCCTGGGGCCCGGGCACCACTCGGCTGAAG tgcaGGTGCCGCCGCCGCTGGTGAACGTGCGGGTCCACCACCCCCCCGAGGCCTCGGTGCAGGTTCATCGCATCGAACCCCGACCCCCCGAAGGAGccccccgcggccccgggctgctgctggcccacCCGGCGCAGCCCCCCGCCGGCAGCaagccccccgcgcccccccggccccacacCCACAAACCCCTCGGCCGCTGCTTCCAGGAGACCCTGCCCAAGCAGTCG tgcgGCAGCAACCCGCTGCCGGGGCTGACCAAGCAGGAGGATTGCTGCGGCAGCATCGGCACCGCCTGGGGACAGAGCAAGTGCCACAAGTGCCCCCACCTGCAGT ACACGGGGGTGCAGAAGACGGGCCCCGTCCGGGGGGAGCACGGGGGGGACTGTCCCCAGGGCTACAAGCGCCTCAACAGCAGCCACTGCCAAG ACATCAACGAGTGCGCCATGCAGGGCGTCTGCCAGCACGGCGACTGCCTCAACACCCAGGGCAGCTTCCGCTGCGCCTGCAAAGCCGGGCACGTGCTGGGGCCCTCCCGCAGCCAGTGCCTGC cggagaagggggaggagaggggtcTCTGCTTCCGGCTGGTGTCGGGGgcccagcagtgccagcacccCCTGCCCACCCGCCTGACGCGCcagacctgctgctgcagcgTGGGCAAGGCCTGGGGGGGCCGCTGCGAGCGCTGCCCCGCCGACGGCACCG ccgcctTCAAGGCCATCTGCCCGGCGGGGAAGGGGTACCACGTCCTGACCTCCCACCAGACCCTCACCATCCAGGGCGAGAGCGACTTCACCCTCCACATCCACCCCGACGGGACCCCCGagcggcccccccggccccccccgcccgcccccagccccgcgccccccgACGCGCCCCCGCCCCCAG CCGTGACCCCCCCGGCCATG ctcccGGCTTTCTGGACCCACTCGGAGGAACAGGGCCTGGAGCAGCCCCCGGGGAGCACCGACCCCCCCCGGTACCCCG AGGTGGTCGCCCGTCCCACCACGGCCGTCGTCTGGCGGGTGGTGGCCGAGCAGCACACGCGCAGCGCCGCCGAGATCGCCCCCACCCAGGTCACCG AGACGGACGAGTGCAAACTGAACCGCAACATCTGTGGCCCCGGCGAGTGTGTGATGGGGCCGGGGGGGTACAGCTGCCTCTGCTACCCGGGGTACCGCTGGCACCCCCAGCGCCGCTACTGCACCG ACGTGAACGAGTGCGAGGCGGAGCCGtgcggcgccggccgcggcgtCTGCATGAACACGGGCGGCTCCTACAACTGTCACTGTCACCGCGGGTTCCAGCTCAGCCTGCACAAGGGCGTGCGATCCTGCGCCG ACATCGACGAGTGCGCCAAGGCGGACATCTGCGGGGACGGCGGCACCTGCGCCAACGTCCCCGGCCACTACAAGTGCGAATGCCACCCGGGCTACCGCCGCAAGAGCTCGAGGCAGCCCCTCTGCGAAG acaTCAACGAGTGCCTGGACGTGGGGACGTGTCCCGAAGGCAAATGCGAGAACCAGCCCGGGGGGTTCCTctgcaccccctgcccccccggcTTCCGCGGCCACAACGGCGCCTGCATCG ACGTGAACGAGTGTGAGGCgggggggctctgccccagcgGGGTCTGCGTCAACACCCCCGGCTCCTTCAAGTGCCAGTGCCCCCCCGGGCTGCAGCCCGCCAGGGACCCACCCCGCTGCGAag acatcGACGAGTGTGAGTTCGCGGCGGCGTGCGTGGGGGGCGAGTGTGTGAACACGCCGGGCTCCTACCGCTGCCTCTGCCGGCCCGGCTACGCCCTGGTGCACGGCCGCAAGTGCCAAG ACATCGACGAGTGTGCGCTGGACGCGGGGCTCTGTGCCCCCCACGGCGCCTGCACCAACCTGGAGGGCTCCTTcgcctgcctctgcccccccGGCTTCAGCCCCTCGCCCGACCGCCGCAGCTGCCAGG CGcgggagcccccagccccgcggaAGGAGTGTTACCTCAACTTCGACGACTCCGTCTTCTGCGACTCGGTGCTGGGCACCAACGTGACGCGGGGGGAGTGCTGCTGCTCGCTGGGGGCCGGCTGGGGGGACCACTGCGAGGTGtacccctgccccctcccctcctccg ccgaGTTCCTGGCCCTCTGTCCCGACGGGAAGGGCTTCATCCAGGACGACAACGGCCTCGACTACGGGGTCCCCGCGCACCGGG ACATCGACGAGTGCGGGCTCTTCGGGTCGGAGATCTGCAAGGAGGGAAAATGCGTGAACACGCAGCCGGGCTACGAGTGCTACTGCAAGCAGGGCTTCGACTACGACAGCGGGCTGCTGCAGTGCTtgg acgtGGACGAGTGCCTGGACGAGTCCAACTGCGTGGACGGGGCGTGCGAGAACACGCGCGGCTCCTTCCGCTGCACGTGCCCCCCCGGCGCCCGCTACCACCCCCTGCAGCGccgctgcctgcccccccccgagACCG AGCGCGCCCCCCCCGAGCGGCCCCCCCCGGAGCGGCGGGACGTCTGCTGGCAGCGGCGGGGCGAGGAGGGGGTGTGCGGGGCGCCCCTCGGGGGGGGCCCCCTCTCCCTGGAGGAGTgctgctgccgggggggggccggctGGGGGCACCACTGCCggccctgccccccccgccccccag GCCTGCAGTGCTCCTCGTCGCAGAGCGAGAGCAACTCCTTCTGGGACGTCAGCCCCCTCGGCCTGGGGGGGCCCCGCAGAG gcgAGGAGAGCTCGGAGGAGGACTCGGCCGAGTgcccctgccccggggggggccgctgcctccgctccttccccGGCCGGGGCTGCGAGTGCCCCCCCGGTTTCCAGCCAGACCCCTCCCGCACCCGCTGCCtgg ACATCGACGAGTGCCGGGAGCCgagccggggggggctgcggtgCCGCCACGAGCGTTGCGTCAACACCAGCGGCTCCTTCCGCTGCGCCTGCAAAGCGGGGGCCACCCGCTCCCGCCAGCACGGGGggctctgcctcccccagcGACGACGCTGA
- the MEN1 gene encoding menin, with protein PDLVLLSLVLGFVEHFLAVNRVLPTNVPGISFEARPGPEPHTLAYFPVAELSIVAALYARFTAQIRGAVDLSLYPRPDGFSSRDLVKKVSDVIWNSLSRSYFKDRAHIQSLFSFITGTKLDSSGVAFAVVGACQALGLPDVHLALSEDHAWVAFGPGGEQTAEVTWHGKGNEDRRGQTVNAGVAERSWLYLKGSYLRCTRHMEVAFMVCAINPSIDLHTDSLELLQLQQRLLWLLYDLGHLERYPMALGNLADLEELEPTPGRPDPLTIYHKGIVSARTYYNNEHIYPYMYLAGYHCRNKNVKEALEAWADTATVIQDYNYCREDEEIYKEFFDVANDVIPNLLKEAANAAEPPGEGDGAEASPSPGGGVSALQDPECFAHLLRFYDGICKWEEGSPTPVLHVGWATFLVQSLGRFDGQVRQKVTLVSRDADPPEDEDAGSEDPREGRRRGPRRESKPEEPPLPKKPPDRRRPSGPRPEEPPAAAAAAVPPPPPPPPAPPPPPAPGGPVLVFQSEKMKGMKDLLRAPKINSSAIKLQLTAQSQVQLKKQKAAPSDYTLAFLKRPRKGL; from the exons CCTGACCTGGTGCTGCTCTCGCTGGTGCTGGGCTTCGTTGAGCATTTCCTGGCCGTCAACCGCGTCCTCCCCACCAACGTCCCCGGCATCAGCTTCGaggcccggccgggccccgaGCCCCACACCCTCGCCTACTTCCCGGTGGCCGAGCTCTCCATCGTGGCCGCCCTCTACGCCCGCTTCACCGCCCAGATCCGGGGGGCCGTGGATCTCTCCCTCTACCCCCGGCCCGACGGCTTCTCCTCCCGCGACCTGGTGAAGAAAGTCTCCGACGTCATCTGGAACAGCCTCAGCCGCTCCTACTTCAAGGATCGGGCCCACATCCAGTCCCTCTTCAGCTTCATCACCG ggacgaAGCTGGACAGCTCGGGGGTGGCCTTCGCGGTGGTGGGGGCCTGCCAGGCCCTGGGGCTGCCCGACGTCCACCTGGCCCTCTCGGAGGATCACGCCTGGGTGGCCTTCGGCCCCGGCGGCGAGCAGACGGCCGAGGTCACCTGGCACGGCAAGGGCAACGAGGACCGGCGGGGACAGACGGTCAACGCCGGCGTGGCCGAGAGG agctgGCTGTACCTGAAGGGCTCGTACCTGCGCTGCACGCGGCACATGGAGGTGGCCTTCATGGTCTGCGCCATCAACCCCTCCATCGACCTGCACACCGACAGCCTcgagctgctgcagctccagcag cgtctgctctggctgctctACGATTTGGGGCACCTGGAGAG ATACCCCATGGCTCTGGGCAACCTGGCCgacctggaggagctggagcccACCCCGGGGAGACCCGACCCCCTCACCATCTACCACAAG ggcatCGTCTCGGCACGGACCTACTACAACAACGAGCACATCTACCCCTACATGTACCTGGCCGGCTACCACTGCCGCAACAAGAACGTGAAGGAAGCGCTGGAGGCCTGGGCCGACACCGCCACCGTCATCCAGGa CTACAACTACTGCCGGGAGGACGAGGAGATCTACAAGGAATTCTTCGACGTGGCCAACGACGTCATCCCCAACCTGCTGAAGGAGGCGGCCAACGCTGCTGAGCCCCCCGGGGAGGGCGACGGTGccgag GCGTCCccgagccccggggggggggtctcggCGCTGCAGGACCCCGAGTGCTTCGCCCACCTCCTGCGCTTCTACGACGGCATCTGCAAGTGGGAGGAGGGCAGCCCCACGCCCGTCCTGCACGTCGGCTGGGCCACCTTCCTCGTCCAGTCCCTCGGACGCTTCGACGGGCag gtccgTCAGAAGGTGACGCTGGTGTCGCGGGACGCCGACCCCCCCGAGGACGAGGACGCCGGCAGCGAAGACCCCCGGGAAGGCCGACGCCGGGGCCCCCGCCGCGAATCCAAACCCGAagaaccccccctccccaaaaaaccccccgACCGCCGCCGGCCCTCCGGCCCGCGCCCCGAggagccccccgccgccgccgccgccgccgtgccccctccgccgccgcccccccccgcgcctccGCCCCCCCCAGCGCCGGGGGGGCCGGTGCTGGTGTTCCAGAGCGAGAAGATGAAGGGGATGAAGGACCTGCTGCGCGCCCCCAAAATCAACTCCAGCGCCATCAAGCTCCAGCTGACGGCCCAGTCCCAGGTGCAGCTCAAGAAGCAGAAGGCGGCTCCCAGCGACTACACCCTCGCCTT